From the genome of Pungitius pungitius chromosome 21, fPunPun2.1, whole genome shotgun sequence, one region includes:
- the LOC119212460 gene encoding chromobox protein homolog 2-like isoform X1: MTRVSVHTGVHARTHTHTRARTHRPISDLHPLEVVWLVVGVELFTYLLRHNSWEPEENILDPRLLAAFHKREQERELLFQKKGKRPRGRPRKIQQPEPAAAEDGHSSSSSSPSSSSLSSSVSSSEEEEEEEEEEEHGKKTKPRIHGVPVKRPPMALPEPDPPCKKKRGRKPLHPDLRLLRQAKSRPPLLLPPLPPLHPRHQQVLRPPREDPRCAVKKPLQPASFTYTGLSRASRDEASSSSFSQSASSKAGSLGCIWSGRSMSPASYARTGPAPPSSETGSRGDGHKAPKAGGGSGSHAVLGHPTAAPRSVLGQRRHDGPVQHRRENLPRERASQALSLRALNLQSVGAARSSSRSAASTKRGAASGGEQARLREDPGKEATTKAPKMHGQNRSLTELSTGDSEETSSSESERGGAASYPSADHGAGRPGLGGSDGETDWRPARSLLEHVFVTDVTANFITVTVKESPTSVGFFNSRTH, from the exons ATGACGCGGGTATCTGTCCACACAGGtgtacacgcacgcacacacacacacacacgcgcgcgcacacacaggcctATTTCAGACCTTCATCCGTTAGAAGTTGTGTGGCTGGTTGTTGGTGTTGAGCTCTTCACGTATCTTCTCAGACACAACAGCTGGGAGCCGGAGGAGAACATTCTGGACCCGAGGCTGCTGGCCGCCTTCCACAAGAG AGAACAAGAGCGAGAACTTCTGTTCCAGAAGAAAGGGAAACGGCCGAGAGGACGGCCCAGGAAGATTCAG CAGCCGGAGCCGGCCGCTGCAGAAGATggccactcctcttcctcttcctccccctcctcctccagtctctCATCCTCCGTCTCGTCctccgaggaagaggaagaggaggaagaggaggaggagcacggcAAGAAGACCAAGCCACGAATCCACGGCGTCCCGGTGAAGAGGCCTCCGATGGCGCTCCCCGAGCCCGACCCCCCCTGCAAGAAGAAGCGTGGCAGGAAGCCGCTGCACCCCGACCTGAGGCTTCTGAGGCAGGCCAAGAGCagacctcctctcctcctccctcctcttcctcctcttcatcctcgccACCAGCAGGTGCTCAGACCCCCCAGGGAGGACCCCCGCTGCGCAGTGAAGAAGCCCCTGCAGCCGGCCAGCTTCACCTACACCGGGCTGAGCCGGGCCTCCAGGGACgaggcctcctccagctccttctcccaGAGCGCCTCCTCTAAGGCGGGCTCCCTGGGCTGCATCTGGAGCGGGCGCTCCATGTCTCCGGCCTCCTACGCCAGAACCGGCCCGGCTCCTCCGTCCtcagaaacaggaagtagaggCGACGGGCACAAGGCCCCGAAGGCCGGAGGCGGCTCGGGGTCGCACGCCGTCCTCGGCCACCCGACGGCGGCGCCGCGCTCCGTGCTGGGTCAGCGGCGCCATGACGGGCCGGTCCAACACAGGCGGGAGAACCTCCCGAGAGAGCGAGCCAGCCAGGCGCTCAGCCTGCGGGCGCTCAACCTGCAGAGCGTCGGCGCCGCCAGGTCCAGCTCCAGGAGCGCCGCCTCCACCAAAAGAGGGGCGGCGAGCGGCGGCGAGCAGGCCCGCCTGCGGGAGGACCCGGGGAAGGAGGCGACCACAAAGGCGCCCAAGATGCACGGCCAGAACCGGAGCCTCACCGAGCTCAGCACCGGCGACTCCGAGGAGACCAGCAGCAGCGAGTCGGAGCGGGGGGGCGCCGCGTCGTACCCGAGCGCCGACCACGGCGCCGGCCGGCCGGGCCTCGGCGGCTCCGACGGCGAGACGGACTGGCGGCCGGCCCGGAGCCTCCTGGAGCACGTGTTCGTCACAGACGTCACCGCCAACTTCATCACGGTGACGGTGAAGGAGTCGCCCACCAGCGTCGGGTTCTTCAACTCCAGAACCCACTGA
- the LOC119212460 gene encoding chromobox protein homolog 2-like isoform X2, which produces MTRVSVHTGVHARTHTHTRARTHRPISDLHPLEVVWLVVGVELFTYLLRHNSWEPEENILDPRLLAAFHKREQERELLFQKKGKRPRGRPRKIQPEPAAAEDGHSSSSSSPSSSSLSSSVSSSEEEEEEEEEEEHGKKTKPRIHGVPVKRPPMALPEPDPPCKKKRGRKPLHPDLRLLRQAKSRPPLLLPPLPPLHPRHQQVLRPPREDPRCAVKKPLQPASFTYTGLSRASRDEASSSSFSQSASSKAGSLGCIWSGRSMSPASYARTGPAPPSSETGSRGDGHKAPKAGGGSGSHAVLGHPTAAPRSVLGQRRHDGPVQHRRENLPRERASQALSLRALNLQSVGAARSSSRSAASTKRGAASGGEQARLREDPGKEATTKAPKMHGQNRSLTELSTGDSEETSSSESERGGAASYPSADHGAGRPGLGGSDGETDWRPARSLLEHVFVTDVTANFITVTVKESPTSVGFFNSRTH; this is translated from the exons ATGACGCGGGTATCTGTCCACACAGGtgtacacgcacgcacacacacacacacacgcgcgcgcacacacaggcctATTTCAGACCTTCATCCGTTAGAAGTTGTGTGGCTGGTTGTTGGTGTTGAGCTCTTCACGTATCTTCTCAGACACAACAGCTGGGAGCCGGAGGAGAACATTCTGGACCCGAGGCTGCTGGCCGCCTTCCACAAGAG AGAACAAGAGCGAGAACTTCTGTTCCAGAAGAAAGGGAAACGGCCGAGAGGACGGCCCAGGAAGATTCAG CCGGAGCCGGCCGCTGCAGAAGATggccactcctcttcctcttcctccccctcctcctccagtctctCATCCTCCGTCTCGTCctccgaggaagaggaagaggaggaagaggaggaggagcacggcAAGAAGACCAAGCCACGAATCCACGGCGTCCCGGTGAAGAGGCCTCCGATGGCGCTCCCCGAGCCCGACCCCCCCTGCAAGAAGAAGCGTGGCAGGAAGCCGCTGCACCCCGACCTGAGGCTTCTGAGGCAGGCCAAGAGCagacctcctctcctcctccctcctcttcctcctcttcatcctcgccACCAGCAGGTGCTCAGACCCCCCAGGGAGGACCCCCGCTGCGCAGTGAAGAAGCCCCTGCAGCCGGCCAGCTTCACCTACACCGGGCTGAGCCGGGCCTCCAGGGACgaggcctcctccagctccttctcccaGAGCGCCTCCTCTAAGGCGGGCTCCCTGGGCTGCATCTGGAGCGGGCGCTCCATGTCTCCGGCCTCCTACGCCAGAACCGGCCCGGCTCCTCCGTCCtcagaaacaggaagtagaggCGACGGGCACAAGGCCCCGAAGGCCGGAGGCGGCTCGGGGTCGCACGCCGTCCTCGGCCACCCGACGGCGGCGCCGCGCTCCGTGCTGGGTCAGCGGCGCCATGACGGGCCGGTCCAACACAGGCGGGAGAACCTCCCGAGAGAGCGAGCCAGCCAGGCGCTCAGCCTGCGGGCGCTCAACCTGCAGAGCGTCGGCGCCGCCAGGTCCAGCTCCAGGAGCGCCGCCTCCACCAAAAGAGGGGCGGCGAGCGGCGGCGAGCAGGCCCGCCTGCGGGAGGACCCGGGGAAGGAGGCGACCACAAAGGCGCCCAAGATGCACGGCCAGAACCGGAGCCTCACCGAGCTCAGCACCGGCGACTCCGAGGAGACCAGCAGCAGCGAGTCGGAGCGGGGGGGCGCCGCGTCGTACCCGAGCGCCGACCACGGCGCCGGCCGGCCGGGCCTCGGCGGCTCCGACGGCGAGACGGACTGGCGGCCGGCCCGGAGCCTCCTGGAGCACGTGTTCGTCACAGACGTCACCGCCAACTTCATCACGGTGACGGTGAAGGAGTCGCCCACCAGCGTCGGGTTCTTCAACTCCAGAACCCACTGA
- the LOC119212460 gene encoding chromobox protein homolog 2-like isoform X3, whose product MEGVTVGQVFDAECILSKRPRKGKSEYLVKWRGWSSKHNSWEPEENILDPRLLAAFHKREQERELLFQKKGKRPRGRPRKIQQPEPAAAEDGHSSSSSSPSSSSLSSSVSSSEEEEEEEEEEEHGKKTKPRIHGVPVKRPPMALPEPDPPCKKKRGRKPLHPDLRLLRQAKSRPPLLLPPLPPLHPRHQQVLRPPREDPRCAVKKPLQPASFTYTGLSRASRDEASSSSFSQSASSKAGSLGCIWSGRSMSPASYARTGPAPPSSETGSRGDGHKAPKAGGGSGSHAVLGHPTAAPRSVLGQRRHDGPVQHRRENLPRERASQALSLRALNLQSVGAARSSSRSAASTKRGAASGGEQARLREDPGKEATTKAPKMHGQNRSLTELSTGDSEETSSSESERGGAASYPSADHGAGRPGLGGSDGETDWRPARSLLEHVFVTDVTANFITVTVKESPTSVGFFNSRTH is encoded by the exons ATGGAGGGGGTCACAGTCGGCCAGGTATTTGATGCGGAGTGCATCCTCAGCAAGCGGCCGAGAAAG GGAAAGTCGGAGTATCTGGTGAAGTGGAGAGGGTGGTCGTCCAA ACACAACAGCTGGGAGCCGGAGGAGAACATTCTGGACCCGAGGCTGCTGGCCGCCTTCCACAAGAG AGAACAAGAGCGAGAACTTCTGTTCCAGAAGAAAGGGAAACGGCCGAGAGGACGGCCCAGGAAGATTCAG CAGCCGGAGCCGGCCGCTGCAGAAGATggccactcctcttcctcttcctccccctcctcctccagtctctCATCCTCCGTCTCGTCctccgaggaagaggaagaggaggaagaggaggaggagcacggcAAGAAGACCAAGCCACGAATCCACGGCGTCCCGGTGAAGAGGCCTCCGATGGCGCTCCCCGAGCCCGACCCCCCCTGCAAGAAGAAGCGTGGCAGGAAGCCGCTGCACCCCGACCTGAGGCTTCTGAGGCAGGCCAAGAGCagacctcctctcctcctccctcctcttcctcctcttcatcctcgccACCAGCAGGTGCTCAGACCCCCCAGGGAGGACCCCCGCTGCGCAGTGAAGAAGCCCCTGCAGCCGGCCAGCTTCACCTACACCGGGCTGAGCCGGGCCTCCAGGGACgaggcctcctccagctccttctcccaGAGCGCCTCCTCTAAGGCGGGCTCCCTGGGCTGCATCTGGAGCGGGCGCTCCATGTCTCCGGCCTCCTACGCCAGAACCGGCCCGGCTCCTCCGTCCtcagaaacaggaagtagaggCGACGGGCACAAGGCCCCGAAGGCCGGAGGCGGCTCGGGGTCGCACGCCGTCCTCGGCCACCCGACGGCGGCGCCGCGCTCCGTGCTGGGTCAGCGGCGCCATGACGGGCCGGTCCAACACAGGCGGGAGAACCTCCCGAGAGAGCGAGCCAGCCAGGCGCTCAGCCTGCGGGCGCTCAACCTGCAGAGCGTCGGCGCCGCCAGGTCCAGCTCCAGGAGCGCCGCCTCCACCAAAAGAGGGGCGGCGAGCGGCGGCGAGCAGGCCCGCCTGCGGGAGGACCCGGGGAAGGAGGCGACCACAAAGGCGCCCAAGATGCACGGCCAGAACCGGAGCCTCACCGAGCTCAGCACCGGCGACTCCGAGGAGACCAGCAGCAGCGAGTCGGAGCGGGGGGGCGCCGCGTCGTACCCGAGCGCCGACCACGGCGCCGGCCGGCCGGGCCTCGGCGGCTCCGACGGCGAGACGGACTGGCGGCCGGCCCGGAGCCTCCTGGAGCACGTGTTCGTCACAGACGTCACCGCCAACTTCATCACGGTGACGGTGAAGGAGTCGCCCACCAGCGTCGGGTTCTTCAACTCCAGAACCCACTGA
- the LOC119212462 gene encoding cytochrome c oxidase assembly protein COX11, mitochondrial isoform X2, translating to MIGLSYAAVPLYRLYCQASGLGGTAVAGHDAEQVEAMEPVKGRVLKISFNADTHASMQWNFRPQQSEIFVVPGETALAFYRAKNPTNKPIIGISTYNVVPFDAGQYFNKIQCFCFEEQRLNPHEEVDMPVFFYIDPEFDEDPRMARVDTITLSYTFFEAKEGQKLPLPGYSYN from the exons ATGATTGGCCTGTCGTACGCCGCCGTGCCGCTGTACCGCCTCTACTGCCAG GCGTCCGGCCTCGGCGGCACGGCGGTGGCCGGACACGACGCGGAGCAGGTGGAGGCGATGGAGCCGGTGAAGGGACGCGTGCTGAAGATCTCCTTCAATGCCGACACGCACGCCAGCATGCAGTGGAACTTCAGACCGCAGCAGAGCGAGATCTTC gtggTCCCGGGTGAGACGGCGCTGGCGTTCTACCGAGCGAAGAACCCCACCAACAAACCCATCATCGGCATCTCCACCTACAACGTGGTGCCGTTCGACGCGGGCCAGTACTTCAACAAGATCCAG TGTTTCTGCTTCGAGGAGCAGCGGCTGAACCCCCACGAGGAGGTGGACATGCCCGTCTTCTTCTACATCGACCCGGAGTTCGACGAGGACCCGCGGATGGCCCGCGTGGACACCATCACGCTGTCCTACACCTTCTTCGAGGCCAAGGAGGGCCAGAAGCTCCCTCTGCCCGGATACAGCTACAACTGA
- the ankfn1 gene encoding ankyrin repeat and fibronectin type-III domain-containing protein 1 isoform X5: MTQQMQNLQLTQNRKCPGGPASPSAAKRLYRNLSEKLRGSSSSFEDAYFFGKTDRLRKASTMQGGDCLFEAVEQQDLDAVQILLYQFSAEELDLNTPNNQGLTPLDIAVMTNNTPIAKLLLKAGAKESPHFLSPEGREAHLSALVLEAEQRASELASQAQMEGVSLEVCQRDRHLRAWEWRSKLYRRMAAGLQHARTPETPSMVRLSVSTSTSLMVSFQEPLSLNSTVVTKYKVEWSCLKDFSLLAGEIVLDNLQTLKCIISNLTTGRLYYVRVSAYNMRGWGPPSSALPPSAAPSSWRDSDGQAPRRRSHIEAMERLLQQVRATHTHYCCGDTSKLQNPSRKQSVSRSLKHLFNSSNKFVKTLKRGVYLAAVFHHKDSLLVTAEDQIPIVEVDDSYSSSLTQDFLWFTKLSCMWEDVRWLRQSMLVSMSSSSTLQARHKMLSAANQLQNLLGTHNLGRVHYEPIKDRHGNVLLVTIREVESQHSLLSGKWMLVTKLQSQRKSLSTPEEPYALDILIITIQDILAYQRRSTHRLAPGLYLGYLKLSSSVDQIRVLVSQRTPNMLCHSRIRENANVSKEEWDWIRSLSAAGDQGEEAEPRAESHTPLLYYELQTSIRSLLKLLNLPLAQARLFRLYSQEVVELGHGVSFLLLLPAADDVCSAPGQSNPYTPLSGFLHLPLQMFELVHFCSYKEKFISLYCRLSSVLDLDALITQQALREAITDSEVATAKQRHQLVLDYIQQLDEMRRDLRWITDALQSARYKQPAGVPVSRLVDASEAESRKTKTSSTSSTTDFLPTPSPSPELHQRMGVSEALGSDEDESSEVFLPTDSDYDSSEALSPRELDLLYSPPQDLSQQALHSLGGSAPDVLQIHELRYSVCPPADLPLPPLLPQCLSRTSPADPCLSLPLSPALCDTTRTLEGLQLSERVAPPLPQPGAFANPPVKRKLLSRSHRGQYFSGPQRWLRAKGGEETLTGCLSEGVYTKQPDLPPPRDATFVSHASCVLESRKGRQQEQRPHVRRIFVEPRHTGRSWEEEEVKAEEGAGLEGCAAQEVDSDDQTNAQVSEILSSSL, from the exons ATGACTCAGCAGATGCAGAACCTCCAGTTGACCCAGAACAGGAAGTGTCCCGGTGGCCCCGCCTCCCCGAGCGCGGCCAAGCGCCTCTACAGGAACCTGTCGGAGAAGCTgagaggaagctcctcctccttcgagGATGCCTACTTCTTCGGGAAGACGGACCGCCTGCGCAAAGCCTCG ACCATGCAGGGCGGCGACTGTCTCTTCGAGGCCGTGGAGCAGCAGGACCTGGACGCCGTGCAGATCCTCCTCTACCAGTTCTCTGCTGAGGAGCTGGACCTGAACACGCCAAACAACCAGGGCCTGACACCGCTGGACATCGCCGTCATGACCAACAACACGCCCATCgccaagctgctgctgaaggccgGCGCCAAGGAGAGTCCTcact TCCTGAGCCCTGAGGGGCGGGAGGCCCACCTCTCGGCGCTGGTGTTGGAGGCGGAGCAGCGGGCGAGCGAGCTGGCGTCCCAGGCTCAGATGGAGGGCGTCTCCCTGGAGGTGTGTCAGAGGGACCGACACCTGAGGGCCTGGGAGTGGAGGAGCAAGCTGTACCGCCGCATGGCCGCCGGCCTGCAGCACGCAC GTACCCCGGAAACCCCGTCTATGGTCCGTCTGAGCGTCAGCACCAGCACGTCTCTGATGGTCAGCTTCCAGGAGCCTTTGAGCCTGAACTCCACTGTGGTGACCAAGTacaaag tggAGTGGAGCTGCCTGAAGGACTTCTCACTGCTTGCTGGGGAGATCGTTTTGGATAATCTTCAGACCCTTAAATGCATCATCAGCAACCTCACCACG GGCCGCCTGTACTACGTCCGAGTGTCGGCCTACAACATGAGGGGCTGGGgtcctccctcctccgccctGCCTCCGTCAGCTGCTCCGTCCA GTTGGAGGGACAGCGATGGCCAGGCGccgaggaggcggagccacATCGAGGCCATGGAGCGCCTGCTGCAGCAGGTCCgcgccactcacacacactactgctgCGGAG ACACCTCAAAGCTCCAGAACCCAAGCAGGAAGCAGTCGGTCTCCAGAAGTCTGAAGCATCTCTTCAACTCCTCCAACAAGTTTGTGAAAACCCTGAAAAG GGGCGTGTACCTGGCCGCCGTCTTCCACCACAAGGACAGCCTGCTGGTGACGGCCGAGGACCAGATCCCCATCGTGGAGGTGGACGACTCCTACAGCAGCTCCCTGACGCAGGACTTCCTCTGGTTCACCAAG cTCTCTTGTATGTGGGAGGACGTCCGCTGGCTGAGACAGAGTATGTTGGTGTCCATGTCCTCGTCCTCCACCCTACAGGCCCGCCACAAGATGCTCAGCGCCGCCAACCAGCTGCAG AACCTCCTGGGGACCCACAACCTGGGCCGGGTCCACTACGAGCCCATCAAGgatcgccatggcaacgtgcTGCTGGTCACCATCCGCGAGGTGGAGAGCCAGCACTCGCTGCTCAGTGGGAAGTGGATGCTGGTGACCAAACTGCAGAGCCAGAGAAAGTCCCTGTCCACACCTGAGGAGCCCTACGCCCTCgacatcctcatcatcaccatACAG GACATCTTGGCCTACCAGCGGCGCAGCACCCACCGGCTGGCCCCGGGACTCTACCTGGGCTACCTGAAGCTCAGCAGCTCTGTGGACCAGATCAGAGTCCTGGTGTCCCAGCGCACCCCCAACATGCTGTGTCACAGCCGCATCAGAGAAAACGCCAACGTGTCCAA GGAGGAGTGGGACTGGATCCGGTCGCTGTCAGCCGCGGGGGACCAGggcgaggaggcggagcctagGGCGGAAAGCCACACCCCTTTACTGTACTACGAGCTACAGACGTCAATCAGGTCTCTGCTGAAACTCCTTAACTTACCTCTGGCCCAG gcccgTCTGTTCCGCCTCTACAGccaggaggtggtggagctcggCCACGGCgtttccttcctgctgctgctgccggcggCCGATGACGTTTGCTCCGCCCCCGGACAGTCCAACCCCTACACCCCCCTCTCAGGGTTCCTCCACCTCCCGCTGCAGATGTTTGAGCTTG TGCACTTCTGCAGCTACAAGGAGAAGTTCATCAGCCTGTACTGCCGCCTGTCCTCCGTCCTGGACCTGGACGCTCTCATTACCCAGCAGGCATTGCGAGAAGCCATCACGGACAGCGAGGTAGCCACGGCCAAACAGAGACACCAGCTGGTCCTGGACTACATCCAG CAGCTGGACGAGATGCGCCGTGACCTCCGGTGGATCACCGATGCTCTCCAGTCGGCTCGCTACAAGCAGCCGGCCGGCGTCCCTGTCAGCCGCCTGGTGGACGCCAGCGAGGCCGAGAGCCGGAAGACGAAGAcctcgtccacctcgtccaccacggACTTCCTGCCTACACCTTCTCCGTCACCGGAGCTCCACCAGAGGATGGGCGTCAGCG AAGCTCTAGGGTCCGATGAGGACGAGTCCTCGGAGGTCTTCCTGCCCACTGACAGCGACTATGACTCCAGCGAGGCGCTGAGCCCCCGCGAGCTGGACCTGTTGTactcccccccccaggacctTTCCCAGCAGGCATTGCACTCGCTGGGCGGCAGCGCCCCCGATGTGCTCCAGATCCACGAGCTCAG GTACAGCGTGTGCCCCCCCGCAGACcttcccctgccccccctcctcccccagtgCCTCTCCAGGACCTCCCCCGCGGACCCCTGCCTGTCCCTCCCCCTGTCCCCGGCCCTGTGCGACACCACCAGGACCCTGGAGGGCCTCCAGCTGTCGGAGCGCGTAGCCCCTCCCCTTCCACAGCCGGGGGCCTTCGCCAACCCCCCCGTCAAACGCAAGCTGCTCTCCCGCAGCCACCGGGGCCAGTACTTCAGCGGGCCCCAGCGCTGGCTCCGGGccaaggggggggaggagaccctCACGGGCTGCCTGTCCGAGGGCGTCTACACCAAGCAGCCGGACCTGCCGCCCCCGAGGGACGCCACCTTCGTAAGCCACGCCTCCTGCGTCCTGGAGAGCCGCAAGGGCCGCCAGCAGGAACAGCGGCCCCACGTCCGCAGGATCTTTGTGGAGCCGCGCCACACGGGGaggagctgggaggaggaggaggtgaaggcagAGGAAGGGGCGGGGCTAGAGGGATGCGCCGCGCAGGAAGTCGACTCGGACGACCAGACGAACGCGCAGGTGTCAGAGATACTCAGCAGCTCGCTGTAG
- the arg1 gene encoding arginase-1 encodes MRSAWMLRQLALHPRVPVGVIGAPFSRGQPRGGVEGGPDLIRAAGLLHRLHEQGCEVKDYGNVPFEDVAVDDPVGRVKCVRAVGGANRRLSEVVQEVKRDGRTSVMLGGDHSLAIGSVHGHAAAVGGVAVVWVDAHADINTPLSSHTGNLHGQPLSFLLHELQHEIPILPNFSWIKPCVWAKDLVYVGLRDLDPAEHYILKLLGVKVFSMTEVDHLGIARVMEETCEYLCGRVKKPIHLSYDIDAIDPSVAPATGTPVVGGLTYREGVYIAEQLSRTGLLSAVDLVEVNPLRGRTEKEVQATVGTAVDLLLACFGRLRSGNHPPGYRLPEAPGGGGLDQPTSQPRPEDLKTSCRNQR; translated from the exons ATGAGGAGCGCGTGGATGCTGCGGCAGCTCGCTCTTCACCCCCGCGTGCCGGTGGGCGTCATAGGAGCACCTTTCTCCAGGGGACAG cctcgtgggggagtggagggggggccgGACCTGATCAGAGCCGCGGGACTCCTGCACAGACTCCACGAGCAAG GCTGTGAAGTGAAGGATTATGGGAACGTGCCATTTGAGGACGTGGCGGTGGACGACCCGGTTGGTCGGGTGAAGTGCGTGCGCGCTGTGGGCGGAGCCAACCGGAGGCTGTCTGAGGTGGTGCAAGAGGTGAAGAGGGACGGACGCACGTCAGTGATGCTGGGAGGAGACCACAG CCTGGCCATTGGCTCCGTGCACGGCCACGCGGCGGCGGTGGGGGGCGTGGCCGTTGTCTGGGTCGACGCCCACGCAGACATCAACACGCCGCTGAGCTCGCACACCGGGAACCTCCACGGCCAGCCGCTGTCCTTCCTGCTGCACGAGCTACAGCACGAG ATTCCCATCCTGCCAAACTTCTCGTGGATCAAACCGTGTGTTTGGGCCAAAGACCTGGTCTACGTGGGTCTGAGGGACCTGGATCCAGCAGAGCA CTACATCCTGAAGCTTCTGGGCGTGAAGGTGTTCTCCATGACGGAGGTGGATCATCTGGGCATCGCCAGAGTCATGGAGGAGACCTGCGAGTACCTGTGTGGCAG AGTGAAGAAACCAATCCACCTGAGCTACGACATCGACGCCATCGACCCCTCAGTGGCTCCGGCGACGGGAACACCTGTGGTGGGAGGGCTGACCTACAGGGAGGGCGTGTACATCGCCGAACAGCTGAGTCGGACAG GTCTCCTCTCGGCGGTggacctggtggaggtgaaTCCTCTGAGGGGTCGGACCGAAAAGGAGGTCCAGGCCACGGTGGGAACGGCGGTGGACCTTTTGCTCGCCTGCTTCGGACGCCTGCGCAGCGGAAACCACCCTCCGGGTTACCGCCTGCCCGAggccccagggggggggggcctcgacCAACCGACCTCTCAACCAAGACCTGAAGACCTGAAGACCTCCTGTCGGAACCAAAGATGA
- the LOC119212462 gene encoding cytochrome c oxidase assembly protein COX11, mitochondrial isoform X1, translating into MLRRSLCCCRLSGVLTQGVRTPSFLLRPQSRGLKGGGRKSQSQEERWRSRNKTVLTYIAAAGVGMIGLSYAAVPLYRLYCQASGLGGTAVAGHDAEQVEAMEPVKGRVLKISFNADTHASMQWNFRPQQSEIFVVPGETALAFYRAKNPTNKPIIGISTYNVVPFDAGQYFNKIQCFCFEEQRLNPHEEVDMPVFFYIDPEFDEDPRMARVDTITLSYTFFEAKEGQKLPLPGYSYN; encoded by the exons atgcTGCGTCGGTCCCTCTGCTGCTGTCGTCTCTCTGGGGTTCTGACGCAGGGCGTCCGGACACCGTCCTTCCTGCTCCGCCCGCAGAGCCGGGGCCTCAAAGGTGGAGGCAGGAAGTCCCAGAGccaggaggagaggtggaggagcaggaatAAGACGGTGCTGACGTACATCGCCGCCGCCGGCGTGGGGATGATTGGCCTGTCGTACGCCGCCGTGCCGCTGTACCGCCTCTACTGCCAG GCGTCCGGCCTCGGCGGCACGGCGGTGGCCGGACACGACGCGGAGCAGGTGGAGGCGATGGAGCCGGTGAAGGGACGCGTGCTGAAGATCTCCTTCAATGCCGACACGCACGCCAGCATGCAGTGGAACTTCAGACCGCAGCAGAGCGAGATCTTC gtggTCCCGGGTGAGACGGCGCTGGCGTTCTACCGAGCGAAGAACCCCACCAACAAACCCATCATCGGCATCTCCACCTACAACGTGGTGCCGTTCGACGCGGGCCAGTACTTCAACAAGATCCAG TGTTTCTGCTTCGAGGAGCAGCGGCTGAACCCCCACGAGGAGGTGGACATGCCCGTCTTCTTCTACATCGACCCGGAGTTCGACGAGGACCCGCGGATGGCCCGCGTGGACACCATCACGCTGTCCTACACCTTCTTCGAGGCCAAGGAGGGCCAGAAGCTCCCTCTGCCCGGATACAGCTACAACTGA